The Biomphalaria glabrata chromosome 13, xgBioGlab47.1, whole genome shotgun sequence sequence GAAGAGAGATACAACACAATTAATAGAGAATAGCtaaacatacacaaacacacacagttacacacatacacaaaggctgtttaataatgtataaaGTCTTTAGAAGAACATTGCAAGTGATTCTTTCAAACAGAATGGCGCTTTCAGGCTCACTGAATATTTGATTGAGAAAATGACTTTGAAAGACATCATTCCAAATATCTCCCTGTCCATCAACAAATGATGGGTTGAAGATGATGTTGAAGGTTGATAAAGTTGATATCGCCAGAGAGTTGCTGAGTCTCAAACAAGCCTCTTGTTTCTAAACTACAAAGAAGATCATTGTGTTTCTTACTGTAAAGACTCCTTGCAATGTTGAAACATTACAGGAAAGAAATAGAATGAGAGATTATAGACCAACATCAACttcagaaagaaagaatgaattttaaaaaatcacattattattttatttcatattttcaaTATTGGTATTCTTTTGTTACTgatccatttttctttttctaattttattttcatgcgTATGTTTTTAGCAAGAGATTAACCTTCTTTTTACAAAACCTCTATTGACGTTGGGCAGAACCTGATCTCTCATCTCAAAAACGGCTGAaatgatttttctagaaatttaacagttgaggtatacccagaaaaatgtcagttgttaagagtaacaaaaaaactaaaacaaattaattccacttatcttattcatggcaaaccagtaacacagactaaaaacgcaaaatacctaggtgttataataaatgaaaaactgtcatggaatccacatattgatgaaactacaaaaaaatcaaacaaagcattaggatttattaaaagaaatttctataaatcaaataagaacataaaactaaaatgttatttaactttggttaggccaataatagaatatgcatcctccgtctgggacccctcaactcaagaaaacattaagaaactagaacagacacaaaatagagcagtgcgattcataacaaacgaatattcacatttgactagagtaacacctttagtaaaatcactaaatttagaaagccttcaggacagaaggctcaaaagtaaagtagcaatcatacataaaacactgaaccataatcttcaaatacaaaaacaaaatttaataaaatactctgaaagacacaaagataaaggcacattcctcgtcccatatgctaggacaaatttgtacaaatactccttccctagtgctattagagcatggaatgggttgtctgagctagccaggaaaaccagtgacttggcagaatttaagtcattggttaatatgcatgactaaatgcatgacgcgtaggacgtaatcatcttcttttttgaagtaacgtctgtattatataagataagaagataagaaaagaatgactagctcgttggctacACGGAGATAACTCTTGTTGGaccgttttaatttttcaaagtaaaaaaagaaataaatttaaatttggctttaaatttgtttaaaaaaaaaacagcgtaGTAAGTCATAATGTACCACTGACTGAGTTGTTAATTAAATTCAAAGTTGcttaaatttaatgtttgatagattatctaagcttttgacgtaaatctaatataacttgtatctagattctaaatctagaagtGAGACTTCTAAACCAGGacgtttagatctagttctaaatatctatgtaataaaaaataattattcaattattcACTACAATAGTCGCTGGCCTAATGTTTAGCATCGTTTGTACAAGGTGCTGACGGAGTCGATAAGCGAGTCGTTCCAATGCAAGTGAAAAGTCTGTCAGGTTACATTAGGATGCCCAGGTTCAAAACgcacaacaaaaaatgtgtttctaaagagagagagagagtagagagatggagagagagagggagagcgTAGAGAAAAGGtgtgatagaaagagagagagtagagagatggagagagagagagagaaaagcaaAAAGTTATCGGGCCGTCCCGATTCAATGTAACAGATACTACAATTCACGGGCTAGAAAGTTTGTTAGGGAAATAGTTAAATTGTGTCCGTTTCATTGTTGCCAGTGCTAAAATGGGAGGGGGTATTCcgtccaataaaaaaaaacaaagaaaacaaaatatagccTAGGAACAAATCAAAGAACGTAACCAGTGAGTAATGCTAGTCCAAGTCTTAATATGAAAATGAAATCAGAGCAgacaatagcaaaaaaaaaaaaatagaatacccGTGATGATTTCATGAATATAACATGAGAAGGTCCGGCTTCATTTCAATATTGAGTGTTCCAGAGATTGTAAGAAGCTGTAACAAGCCATGTTTCCATAATGAGATAATGTTTTCTGttgctttagaaaaaaacaacaactaatgtgCTGCTGTAATGGAAGTCAATGGATTAAGAATTGTTGAGTATTGGTCTGTGAGAACAAAACCGGAAATACAACAAAAGTAGTCGGGAAACTACGCATCATTTGGCGCCATCTTGGGTGCTGAGAGtttcacaaaagaaaaaaaaaagacagagagagtgagagagagaggcagattaagtgagagagagagggagattaagagagagagagattaagagagagagagagagattaagagagagagagagagagattaagagagagcgaaagagagagagagagagagaaagaagaagaagaagaagaaagatattGACACATTGTTTAGGTCAGTAAAAATGACAGAGAACTAACAAATAGTTAATTTAACATTAAATACAAATTTAGAAGACATTTATACAACTTCATTGCACAATGTacaattacacacacaaaacgATTACGCACACAACAGATGACACATAACATTTAAACaacaatgtacacacacacaaccacacTAACGCACACACCAGATGACACATAACATTTAAACaacaatgtacacacacacaaccacacTAACGCACACACCAGAATAAACagcagaaattacaaaaaaatttacatacaaaaattgtttttaaattacatataagtatttacaaaataataaaaaggcttgtcttcgagtccgaaaatcaATGATGAATACAGTATCtctcgtggctacgcagccccagctgcgacctacatattttcccacatctaGCATAGGCATAACCAATGTCCTTCGGTTgacgatttagattttcttttcaccgtcAACATTCAATTACATACACAAACTACAtccacaaataaaaaacaaaaacataagttatctacagaaacagataatgctaatggcaatgtcttcgattccgaagattaaggttAAGTTCAGTGTTTGACATGACTACTGCAGACCCCATTACGTCCTACAAATTTTCCatcatacatataaatataccaTACAAATACACACAACAATTACATACAAATACACACAACAATTACATACAAATACACACAACAATTACATACAAATACACACAACAATTACATACAAATACACACAACAATTACATACAAATACACACAACAATTACATACAAATACACACAGCAATTACATACAAAACTGGTTGCACGAATGGTCACTCTGTACCGGTACATGTCCAATCCTAAATCCCCACCAGCCCCTGCCAACTGGCAGTTGAGAATGATTGAAACTGATTCCTTTTACAAAAcgttttatgaaaaaaaatcgtATAACATATGGCTGTTGGAATTTACTTACAAAAAACATGACTACCTTGTCGTGTGGTATGAGCTCTGAACTGTCGTCTCTATGATCCCGGGTTCCAACCCTGCTTACCGTCATCGCCCGCCATAGCCATTGTGCGAGGTGGGGGTGTTAGGATGTCATGATCTTCAAATCTAAATAACGTGGAAAACGTATAAACCAAAGAATATGTCAAATAGTGTGTAAATGTACTTTTAATTCTCAAGCAATAAATGACCTACAGGCGTGTGTGTTTGCAAACACATAAGAAAGCTACACATTTGATCGCCCATTCCCCAGTGTCACAACACATGTCACGTGACGATATTTGGGAAAATCCGGAGAGCAGACGAGAAGAAGACAGTGTCACATGGACCGCTGACTGCTAATGTGCTAGACAACAAATGTGAAATAGCCATGCAATCTGACAATCTCCCGACTCACAATTAGAGCTTGACCTAGATTATAAAGTGAAagaagttgcttttttttttagaaataaaagacaAATCAGGTCAGAATCTAAGGTCGGGGCTAGCTGACCCAGAGGCCAGGCAAATGggacatcaataaaataatttatcactaccgaaaaaaattctattttcgAACTAAATAAAATGGGAGGGGGAAGGGGGGCATGGAGGTTTTAATGCCAAACTACTAATACAACTGTCTACactaaacattttaataatactttttttctaaaagttatactagggaaagaaccgcacaaTTACTGTCATATCTATCAGTACTtcaatatttatctcccttttctataCAAGACTGTTACCAGACAGATATAGATTAATAAGTTTTTGTATAAATGTTTCATGaattacattattaaattaattgacTTCGTCTAATACTCTTAGTTGGACAGTTCATCATGATGTTTCCTGAACAGCGTCTGGACCAAGATAGTTCAAAAACACTCTTCTAAGGAAGACTCTTTATCATTTACCAGTATTAAGGTATCTTCAATGGACTGGACTGTCCATTCCTTAATGTTCTCTTTGCCTCTCCTTCTCTGACCTAAGGAGCCCTTAGGAGCtcaaatgtataaatatttattaattaatatttaatagtcAATTAATGTAATCTTCCATAAAAGATTGAGACAGGGTAgagatatattatttatttttagacatCACCTCgtcttccccctcccccacgtGAAGAATGTGTATGCATTCTAAATAGATATGGACCTACTGTGGCAAGACCTCACTACAAACAGctatgtccttgcgaacgcctgtatggacagtatagagggacttcttaagGTCCGACatctacgctgggcagggcacgtatcccgtattggagacgaacgtatgccaaaagcagtcttttttggtgagctaaaaggtggttgacgtaacagagacgccccacggaaacgcttcaaagaccagcttaggcgccaacttgccttagctgataTAGAAAAGAGAACCTGGTGGCATGCGGcatcggaacgagacagctggaggtcactcacaaaggccgcgggatacacatttgagaccaaagtcTGCTGCCGAGGACCAGAGCCTGTcataacaattgcggggccctatgcgaaactgattgcgcggggcctagtctgggtgggagtAAGAatagtaagtgaaaattaagattttgtattagaaaaaaaatccagttatacattctttactaagtacaaaattgcgatcaaatttactttactttacgaaccttgcaacctatggcatatttatatgccattgactataaaagtaaataaagtattggaacttccaattaaggtgaaaattagcccgattattacattttaacatgaaagttgacaatgccttttttcttttttcgcgcgtaggattggcgttttccgccaattttgtctatttttcaggagatttttatgagttttcatgagattttaatacattcaggagattttcatgaaattttcgtatatattttgcaattaaataattacacctagaattagcgcggggcctatgaaagcgaggggcccactgcgaccgcataggttgcagtggcctaagactggccctgccgaggacagacgcagacggcgaaaagaaaatctaaatcgttcacctgcggacaatgggagtggcaaaatatgtaggtcactgctggggctgcgcagccaagggatatactgcattcctcactgatcttcggaatcaaagacaagccttattattattattattattaaattaataagccaataatttttttattctaaagaaTGTTGATTTgtattacatttctttcttattCTCATACTTTTTCACATCTTGAAAATATGaaatttaaacaatgaaatttacgatattacaaatcaaatattacAGTTGATTACAgtgttgttaaaataaaaaccttttgattcttaagatttttattttttgttttccatttcaACGATTACTGCCGAAATCGAAGACAAtgcctatttttttattttgtttaattttttagataactttttaaatgtttcgcttttccgtacattttaaaaataaagaaaattacgTCATAGAATCGGCGTATCACGTCATACTTGTTACCGTACCAACACCGGCATATGTACAAGAAGCAAGATCTCTGTTATTGTCAGGTCACCAGCATTACATTCTCCATCAATGCCGAGAAGAAAGGCGACTAAAGCCAAGACGACCCGCGGTCGTAGGCAAGGGCGTCCCAGGGAGGCAAAGGGCAATGCTAGAGCAAGTAACTACTGTAGAAAGGCGAGATCAAGTGGCAAGAATGCAGGCACCAAAAGAACGACCAGACGGAGGCGATccagatctagtactagatctaggtctagatcggAGACTCCAAACCTATTTCCAACTACTGCTCCCGACAATATGCAAGGCGTCAAGTTCAACACTTATATTAAAAAGGTGAGATTAGCTACTAATGTACTAAACAGATGtcatatagatgtagatctatagatctagatagtagtaAAAAGGATTTAAATTAGTAACCAATGctaatactaatactagatctagatctagatctactgcaatagatctagatctatacctatagatctatagatatatagatattgtaAATGCTATTTTAGTGAAGAATTTATTAATCtatatctgtattatataagataagatctagatctacactctaTATTTGTGTTGCTGTAATTTTTAGAATACATTATGATTATAAACCTAGATCTTGTTAGGCCTGTaaatatcaaagtaaaaaatgatCGTTTGATACCTGGTTAAGCCAGATTATATTTTGATGGATCTAGTTTTATGatgtaaatatacatataaaaggTCAAGATCTATCTCAGTACAGGTAGatactctagatttagaatgtATAGTAGACCAAGGCAACGCTTCTCAGCCACATGGCTCTCGGGTGTAAAGGGTCGCAAGACCAATAGGGAAGTAAAAAAGAACCCACGTTAAGGTGCCAAAGCCAAAGGATTGAGTCAATTGCACTCGCGGGATGGAAAAAAGTCCaaacaaaattgtcattatTTACAGACCTTTTCGCAAGGGGCAGCTTatatctgcttggatctttctCTAACTGACCCTAACAAAAGTATGTTCCTGCAGCTTCCATAGTCCTAGATTTCCAAGAGTGGCAATAGTTCACCTGTTAGGACAatcacaaagaaaaaataacctttttttaatttccaataatgataaaataatattttcgaGTTCAAATATAATGAATGGCTTTTCCGTAGATCTAGACACAAATGCACTTATtcattaatatatagatctagtctagtcgcTTTTCTGGATTCTAGTCTAGCGCGTATTAAACACATCctttttagaaaacattttttaaatattttacaacgCGGATGCTATCAAACAACTACTCACAATATAATGGATATCTACAATGATATAATGGATATCTACAATGATATAATGGATATCTACAATGATATAATGGATATCTACAATgaatacaataataaaaattacatAATGTCTGCCGAAAATGTCGGTCTGTTATATATCCACAAATGTCTGATATGCCAAATCTAGGGTTAATAAAATGTGCAAAGAACAGATTTAATGTgtaaattacagaaaataatCAAAAGAGAAGACATACATTAGCTACGTCTGTCTCTCTATTAATGTAGTCGTCCATAGTAATTGGACACTTATACTCtgtgaaatcatttttttttttttgtattggctgattcaggcagcccatttTATGTTCTAATAGAACTAGGGAAGAATACACGTTAGTAAGattttttcctagcatatggtatAAGAAATGTCCCTGTTTTTCTTATGGTTCCTAAAAAGATGTATGTTTCTAGTGATTATTTCGttattcaaatttaatttaagacCGGCATAGACACATTTAAAACGTAGATTTTGTGCTGTGAAACAGTCACTGTACAGAATTCTTGCTTTTATGCAGGTCTTAAAGAAAGTGCGTCCAAACATGGGAATGACTAAGCAAACAATGGCACTCATGGACATTTTTATGAAGGACACACTCGACGCCATTGGGAAAGCAGCCAAGACCAAGATGGGCAAAAGAAAAGTTCTGAAGGTGAGTAAAACCTTCCTTAGGAAACATGAGAAACGGAAAGACAGCTTTGCCTACCTCCAACACTTCGAGGAGTTCAACTTCTACCTGCTTTTGATGATTGTGTGAGACATGTTTCCCAACGTCTATGTAGTGGTGGTCACTTATTGAATGCCCTTtatagggaaaagaaggaaactCTCATTGCTTGCCAAGTCACGGTTTGGCAACTTTTTTTGGTTTGGTGGGCCATATACATTTTCCAACAAAATTGGAAACTGACATCCCTCTTAGTCGCTATAGTCCTTCTATGGTTCTTTTACTAAGACAGGACAATGaggcttttgatttttttaatgttaaatatgGTATATACCTAAATAAAAACTGTACAGAAAAAGTTAAACATGTATCTGCAAAATCTGCATAAAGTAA is a genomic window containing:
- the LOC106060806 gene encoding histone H2B.2, sperm-like, which encodes MPRRKATKAKTTRGRRQGRPREAKGNARASNYCRKARSSGKNAGTKRTTRRRRSRSSTRSRSRSETPNLFPTTAPDNMQGVKFNTYIKKVLKKVRPNMGMTKQTMALMDIFMKDTLDAIGKAAKTKMGKRKVLKPLIIKRALKTLMPRALWASADEHGMKAVELFNAAKAKAKKKRRR